The DNA segment CTGCTGGTGGCGGTGGCCGCCGACTTCCTGCTGCTGCTGTATCTGCTGACCCTGCTGCCCGGCGTCGAACCGCCGCGCCGCCGCCTGATGGTGGCGGCCCTGCTCGGCGCGGTCGGGTTCGAACTGCTCAAGCTGCTGCTCGGCAGCTATATGAAGGGCGTCGCGTCCAAGAGCATGTACGGCGCCTTCGGGGTGCCGATCGCCCTGCTGCTGTGGATCAACTTCACGGCGAAGCTGCTGCTGTTCTGCGCCGCCTGGACGGCGACGCCCGGCAGGGAGGACGACCCGGCGGCGGTCGCGGAGGGCGACGACGCGGAGGAGGGGGGCTCCACGATCGCCGCCCGGCGCGTCACGGGCGGGGACGGCGGCGCATCAGGTCCGGCAGCGGCCAGCGCCGGTTGACCAGGAAGACCCCGCCGGCCAGCAGGACCAGCACCCCGCCGACGATGCCCAGGGCGATCCCGACGCCGCTGGAGCCGTCGGTGGTGGCCGCCGCCCGCGCCGCCCGGTCCGGGCCGTGCCCGCCCTTGTTCCCGGCCGGGGTGTCCGCCTCGGCGCCCTTGCCGTTCCCGGCGGTGTCGCTGCCGGAGCCCACGACCGCGGACTTCGGCGGGACCAGCTCGCCCACCGGGGTGACCTTGCCGCTCGCGGCGAACCCCCAGTCAAGGAGCCGGGCCGCCTCCTTGTAGACCGCGTGCGTCTCGTCGGACGACGGGTTCATGACGGTGACCAGGAGGACCCGGCCGTCGCGCTCGGCGACCCCGGTGAAGGTGTTGCCGGCGTGCGTCGTGTAGCCGTTCTTGACGCCCGCGATGCCCTTGTACGGGGTGACGCCGTCGGCCCCGGTGAGCAGCCGGTTGGTGTTCTGGATGCCGAAGGTCTCCCGCTTCTTGCCCTTCTTCTTCTCACCGGGGAACTGGGCGGTGGCCGTCGAGCAGTACTCCCGGAAGTCCTCGTTCTGGAGTCCGTGCCGGGCGAACAGCGAGAGGTCGTACGCGCTGGAGACCTGCTGGGGCGCGTCGTAGCCGTCCGGCGAGACCACGTGGGTGTCCAGCGCCTGGAGCTCGTCGGCCCGTGCCTGCATGGCCTGGACGGTCTTCGGGATGCCGCCGTACATCGCCGACAGGACGTGCACCGCGTCGTTCCCCGAGCGGAGGAACACCCCGAGCCACAGGTCGTGGACCGTGTAGCTGTGGTCCTCCTTGATCCCCACCAGGCTGCTGCCCTCGCCCATGCCGGCGAGGTCCTCGTCCTTGACCGTGTACTCCAGCGTCTTCGGCAGGAGCGCCGGGTCCGCCAGCAGGGTGTCCGCGAAGAGCATCTTCAGCGTGGAGGCCGGGGGCAGCCGCCAGTGCGCGTTGTGCGCGGCCAGCACCTGGCCGCTCTCCGCGTCCGAGACCATCCACGAGCGGCCCGTCAGCTTCTTCGGCAGCACCGGGGCGCCGGGGCCGAGGTTGACCTGGGTGCCGGCCCGTCCCAGCTGCGCGCCGCCGATCTGCGACATGCTCGACGGGGGCTTGGGCGCGTCGTCGTCGTCCGCCGATGCGGGCGTCACGACGAACACGGACAGCAGAGCGGCAGAGGTGACCGCGAGCGCGGCCTTCTTGAGAGCTGGCACGGTCGAAAACGTACATGCAGTTGATATGAATATCGGCACTGACGGCCCAACCCGCCGGACGCGTCGCCGGGACGGACCACCCCGCACGAACCGCCCGGAGCGGGGCGGCGATACTGAGTCCATGAAGCTCAGCCGCCCCGTCTCCTGGTTCCTGCTCGCCTTCGGGGCGTGGTCGTGGATCATCTGGGTCACCTTCGTCAAAAACCTGTGGAAGGACGGCAGCGGCCTCGCCTTCGACGACGCCGGTGACCCGACCGCGTACTTCTGGGTGCATCTGCTGCTCGCCATCACGTCCTTTCTCCTGGGGACGGCCGTGGGCTGGATCGGGTTCCGGGGCGTCAGGGCACTGCGCGCCGAGAAGGCTTGAAAACGACGGCCCCCCTCCGGGGTTGAACCGGTCGCTACACGGACGAACAGAACAGGGGAGCAGGCGTGCGGGTCGTGGGGTTCGTTCTGGTGATGCTCGCGGTGCTCGCACTGCTCGTGGCCGCGCACCGCTATGTGTGGCGCCGGCTCGTCGGTGACACCACGGCACCCGGCAGCCCGTGGCGCCGGGCCGGCACCGTCGCCGCGTACGTGCTGCCGCTGCTCACCGTCGGAGCCCTGGCCTCGGGACGCGTGGGCGCGCCCTTCCGGCTCCAGCAGATCCTGGCCTGGCCGGGCTTCCTGTGGCCGGCCGTCCTGCTGTACGTGACGCTCGCGCTGCTGGTGGGCGAGGCCGTGCGGCCGCTGCTGCACCGGTGGCCCGCCCGCCGGGAGGGCCGCGGCGAGGCGAACGCGCCCGAGGTGTCCGCCCCCGAGCCCGAGCCGGTCCCGGTCGCCGCTCCGGCGTCGGGGACGGCGGCCGGCGGGGGCGGAGCGGCCGGGACACCCGCGCCCGAGGCCGGGACACCCGCGCCCGAGACACCCGAGACGCCGGAGGCCGCGCCCGAACCCGCCGCCCCCGCCCCCGCGCCCGCCCCCGTCTCCCCCTCGCGCCGGCTCTTCGTGGCGCGGGCCGTCGGGGGCGCCGCGGCCGTCGCCGGGCTCGGGACCGTGGGCTACGGCATGCACGGCGTGCTGAGCGGACCCAAGGTGAAGCGGGTCACCGTGCCGCTCGCCCGGCTGCCCAGGTCCGCGCACGGTTTCCGGATCGCCGTCGTCAGCGATATTCACCTGGGCCCGATCCTGGGACGGGCCCATACCCAGCGGATCGTGGACGCGGTGAACGCGACCCGGCCCGATCTCATCGCGGTCGTCGGTGATCTGGTCGACGGATCGGTCGCGGATCTCGGCCCGGCCGCCGAACCGCTCGCCGGGCTGCGCGCCCGGCACGGCGCGTTCTTTGTCACCGGCAATCACGAGTACTATGCCGGCGCCGCCCAATGGGTTGATCATGTAAGGGAATTGGGGCTGCACCCGCTGGAGAACGCGCGGGTGGAGACCGGCGGTTTCGATCTGGCCGGTGTCAATGACATCGCAGGTGAGAGCGAAGGGCAGGGTCCCGATTTCGCGCGGGCCCTCGGCGACCGCGATCCCGCCCGCGCGGTCGTGCTCATGGCACACCAGCCGGTGGTCGTCCACGAGGCCGTCGAACACGGCGTGGACCTGCAGCTATCGGGCCACACCCACGGCGGCCAGCTGTGGCCGGGCAACTACGTCGCGGAGCTGTCCAACCCCACCGTCGCCGGGTTGGAACGGTACGGCGACACCCAGCTCTACGTCACGCGCGGCGCCGGTGCCTGGGGGCCGCCCGTACGCGTCGGCGCGCCCTCCGACATCACTGTCGTACAGCTCGCCTCCCGGCAGGCGTAATCACCCTCGTACACCCTCCGGAATAGCGGATCGGTGACCGGTGGTGAACCCTCTGTATTCGCTTGTATCGGCAGAAGGTTTCGACTGACGAACAATTGACTATGAGGTTCCGATCTCCCCTTCCCGATGTGAAAGTCGTGTGATTGGCTGAACGCGAACGTGCGGTGATCTGCGTATCTGAAGCGCGACACCGAGGTGGGGCAGTTAAGGGAGAGCACGTCAATGCGGTCGATCCGGCTACGGATTCTCGCGATTCTCGCGGTTTTGGTCATCGCAGGCGTGGTCGCCTGGCAACTGCTTCCTTCGGAGGAGGGCAACTCCGACCCGGTCGTGGTCGGTACGACGGACGAGGTGACCTCGCTCGACCCGGCGGGCGCCTACGACGCCGGTTCCTGGGCGATGTACAGCAACCTGTACCAGTCCCTGATGACCTTCAAGTCCGGGGCGATCGTGCCCGAGCCGGACGCGGCGGAGAGCTGCGGCTTCATCGGCGGCAAGCTCCAGACGTACCAGTGCAAGCTCCGTGACGACCTGACGTTCTCGGACGGCAAGAAGATCACCGCCGAGGACGTCAAGTACTCGTTCGACCGGATGATGGGGATCAAGACGGACGTCGGTCCGTGGGTCCTCTTCCCCAGCCTGAAGAACGTGGTCACCGAGGGCCGGACCATCACCTTCAACCTCTCCTCGCGTGACGCGACCTTCCCGCAGAAGATCGCCACGGGTGCCGGGGCGATCGTCCAGAAGGACTCGTACTCCGAGCACAAGCTGCGCAACGACAACAAGGTGACGGGCTCCGGACCGTACGTTCTGAAGTCGTACGAGCCCGGCGTGAAGGCCGAACTCGTGCCGAACTCGCACTACAAGGGCGCCCTCAAGAAGACCGGCGGCCCGGTCACCGTGCGCTACTACAAGCAGTCCGAGGACCTGCTCGCGGCCTGGAAGTCCGGCCAGGTGGACGTCACCCACCGGCAGTTGCCGCCGTCCACGCTCGCCGGGCTGAACCCGGGCGACTCGGCGCAGCGCGTCACCGAGGCCGACAGCGCCGAGATCCGCATGCTCGTCTTCAACGTCCGTGAGGACTCCCCGCTCGCCGACCGCAGGGTCCGCCAGGCCATCGCGGCCATCACGGACCGCGGCCCGCTGGTGAGCGACATCTACAAGGGCACCGTCGACCCGCTCTACTCGCTGATCCCGCAGGGCTTCATCGGGCACAGCACCCCGTTCTTCGACGCCTACCCGTCGCCCGACCCCAAGCGCGCCCAGGCCCTGATGCAGGAAGCCGGCGTCCAGACGCCGCTGGCCGTCACCTTCGCCTACCGCGGGGGCGAGGAGGCCGGCAAGGAGGCCAAGGAGATCAAGCGCCAGCTGGAGGCGACCGGGCTGTTCAAGGTCAACACCAAGGCCGTGGAGTGGACGCGGTTCCAGAAGGGCTACGCCAAGGGCGAGTACGACATGTTCACCGTCGGCTGGCTCCCCGACTACCCGGACCCCGACACCTTCAGCCAGCCGCTCGTCGGCCGCGACAGCAGCCTCCACAACGGCTACACCAGCAAGAAGATGGACCAGCTGATCGACGACACGCTCCGGTTCAGCGACCGCAGCCGGGCGGCGGCCGACTTCAAGGCGCTCCAGAAGCTCGTCGGCGAGGACGTGCCGCTGGTCCCGCTGTGGCAGAAGAAGGACTACGTCGTCGCCAAGGCCGAGGTCTCCGGCTCGCAGTACCTCTCGGACGGCACCAGCCTGTGGCGCCTGTGGGAGCTGGGCTGGATCTGATCCGGCCCAGGCCGGTTCCGACCGTTGCGAACGCCCCGGCGCGGGCGGCCTACCCGGCCGCCCGCGCCGGGGCGTCCGCCCTTTCCGGCAGGAACTCCTCCAGCACCTCGTGCACCTGGCGCACCAGCGGCCGCACCACCCGGAACCGGGACAGCGCGATGATCCGGGCGGCGATCGGCACGGTGAGCGCGACCAGGCGGCGGCTCCGCTCGGCGCGCTCCGTCCGGTCGTACACCCAGAACAGCACCAGGCCCATGTGCATGAGCCACATCAACTGCGGGAGCAGCGGGGCGAGATCCGGGTCCGTCCGGGTGGTGGAGCCGGACAGACAGCGCTCGTGGAGGGCGACGACCGCCTCCCGCGCGGGCAGCGACTCCGGTGAGAACGGGCTGAGCGGGCTGTCCGGGTCGGCGGCGTTCTTGAAGAACTGGGTGGCGAACGGACGGTACGGCTCCGCCACGTCCAGCCAGCTCAGCAGCACCCCGCGCAGCCGCGCCGCGAGGTCCGTCCCGCTCTCCAGGACCGGCCGCACCGCCGCCGCGTGCTCACCGGCGAGCCGGTCGTAGAAGCCCTGGACCAGGTGTTCCTTGGACGAGAAGTAGTAGTAGGCGTTGCCCACCGAGACGCCGGCCTCCTGGGCGATGGCCCGCATCGTCGTCCGGTCGTAGCCGCGTTCCCGGAAGAGCCGGAGGGCGGTCTCGAGGATCAGGGAGCGCGTCTGCTCGCTCTTGGGGGCCTTGACCGTCTTCACGTCCTTCGCTTCCTTCACCACGGCCCCGAGCGTATCCGGGCCGCCGCCCCCGCCCGGTCGCGGGCTTTCGCTCCCGGACGGTCAAGGGTGCCCGCGTACGCTGGGGCGCATGCAGCGACGCGACTGGACCGACGGACACGTCGAGCGGTGGAGCCCCGTGCTGCCCGATCTCGATCCGGAGGTCGAGGGTGCGGTGACCCGGATGAAGAAGCTCTCCGTCCATCTGCGCCGGGTG comes from the Streptomyces sp. NBC_00525 genome and includes:
- a CDS encoding metallophosphoesterase; the protein is MRVVGFVLVMLAVLALLVAAHRYVWRRLVGDTTAPGSPWRRAGTVAAYVLPLLTVGALASGRVGAPFRLQQILAWPGFLWPAVLLYVTLALLVGEAVRPLLHRWPARREGRGEANAPEVSAPEPEPVPVAAPASGTAAGGGGAAGTPAPEAGTPAPETPETPEAAPEPAAPAPAPAPVSPSRRLFVARAVGGAAAVAGLGTVGYGMHGVLSGPKVKRVTVPLARLPRSAHGFRIAVVSDIHLGPILGRAHTQRIVDAVNATRPDLIAVVGDLVDGSVADLGPAAEPLAGLRARHGAFFVTGNHEYYAGAAQWVDHVRELGLHPLENARVETGGFDLAGVNDIAGESEGQGPDFARALGDRDPARAVVLMAHQPVVVHEAVEHGVDLQLSGHTHGGQLWPGNYVAELSNPTVAGLERYGDTQLYVTRGAGAWGPPVRVGAPSDITVVQLASRQA
- a CDS encoding TetR/AcrR family transcriptional regulator, with amino-acid sequence MVKEAKDVKTVKAPKSEQTRSLILETALRLFRERGYDRTTMRAIAQEAGVSVGNAYYYFSSKEHLVQGFYDRLAGEHAAAVRPVLESGTDLAARLRGVLLSWLDVAEPYRPFATQFFKNAADPDSPLSPFSPESLPAREAVVALHERCLSGSTTRTDPDLAPLLPQLMWLMHMGLVLFWVYDRTERAERSRRLVALTVPIAARIIALSRFRVVRPLVRQVHEVLEEFLPERADAPARAAG
- a CDS encoding D-alanyl-D-alanine carboxypeptidase family protein; protein product: MPALKKAALAVTSAALLSVFVVTPASADDDDAPKPPSSMSQIGGAQLGRAGTQVNLGPGAPVLPKKLTGRSWMVSDAESGQVLAAHNAHWRLPPASTLKMLFADTLLADPALLPKTLEYTVKDEDLAGMGEGSSLVGIKEDHSYTVHDLWLGVFLRSGNDAVHVLSAMYGGIPKTVQAMQARADELQALDTHVVSPDGYDAPQQVSSAYDLSLFARHGLQNEDFREYCSTATAQFPGEKKKGKKRETFGIQNTNRLLTGADGVTPYKGIAGVKNGYTTHAGNTFTGVAERDGRVLLVTVMNPSSDETHAVYKEAARLLDWGFAASGKVTPVGELVPPKSAVVGSGSDTAGNGKGAEADTPAGNKGGHGPDRAARAAATTDGSSGVGIALGIVGGVLVLLAGGVFLVNRRWPLPDLMRRRPRP
- a CDS encoding SCO4848 family membrane protein; the protein is MKLSRPVSWFLLAFGAWSWIIWVTFVKNLWKDGSGLAFDDAGDPTAYFWVHLLLAITSFLLGTAVGWIGFRGVRALRAEKA
- a CDS encoding ABC transporter substrate-binding protein; this translates as MRSIRLRILAILAVLVIAGVVAWQLLPSEEGNSDPVVVGTTDEVTSLDPAGAYDAGSWAMYSNLYQSLMTFKSGAIVPEPDAAESCGFIGGKLQTYQCKLRDDLTFSDGKKITAEDVKYSFDRMMGIKTDVGPWVLFPSLKNVVTEGRTITFNLSSRDATFPQKIATGAGAIVQKDSYSEHKLRNDNKVTGSGPYVLKSYEPGVKAELVPNSHYKGALKKTGGPVTVRYYKQSEDLLAAWKSGQVDVTHRQLPPSTLAGLNPGDSAQRVTEADSAEIRMLVFNVREDSPLADRRVRQAIAAITDRGPLVSDIYKGTVDPLYSLIPQGFIGHSTPFFDAYPSPDPKRAQALMQEAGVQTPLAVTFAYRGGEEAGKEAKEIKRQLEATGLFKVNTKAVEWTRFQKGYAKGEYDMFTVGWLPDYPDPDTFSQPLVGRDSSLHNGYTSKKMDQLIDDTLRFSDRSRAAADFKALQKLVGEDVPLVPLWQKKDYVVAKAEVSGSQYLSDGTSLWRLWELGWI